A single genomic interval of Tursiops truncatus isolate mTurTru1 chromosome 16, mTurTru1.mat.Y, whole genome shotgun sequence harbors:
- the SLC35G1 gene encoding solute carrier family 35 member G1 isoform X2, whose translation MRPVDDTGAAKRLESGLPLVDIPPPGSRQESAATEVAETPGPEAEKKAPCPGLGLFYTLLSAFLFSVGSLFVKKVQDIHAVEISAFRCVFQMLIIIPCLIYRKTGFIGPKGQRIFLLLRGVLGSSAMILLYYAYQSTSLADATVISFSCPVFTSIIACIFLKEKYSPWDAVFTAFTITGVILIVRPPFLFGSEVVETDKDYSVHLKGAFAALVHAVFAAVTLVILRKIGTSVDYMLSIWYYVVAGLTECIVALSILGEWSLPHCGLDRLFLILIGLFGLGGQMFLAKAIQIEKAGLVALMKTMDVVFAFIFQIIFFHDVPSWWTVGGSLCVVASSIGAAVRKWYQSSK comes from the exons ATGCGGCCCGTGGACGACACTGGGGCCGCCAAGCGGCTGGAGTCCGGGCTGCCGCTAGTGGACATCCCGCCCCCGGGCTCCAGGCAAGAGTCGGCGGCCACCGAGGTAGCGGAGACGCCCGGCCCCG AAGCTGAGAAGAAAGCACCCTGTCCTGGACTTGGCTTGTTTTACACATTATTGTCTGCGTTCCTCTTCTCAGTGGGctctttatttgttaaaaaagTGCAAGACATCCACGCTGTAGAAATTAGTGCATTCCGATGTGTGTTCCAAATGCTAATCATTATCCCTTGCTTAATATACAGAAA AACTGGGTTTATAGGCCCCAAAGGTCAACGAATCTTCCTCCTTCTCAGAGGAGTCCTTGGTTCTAGTGCCATGATCCTTTTATACTACGCCTACCAGTCAACATCCCTCGCTGACGCCACGGTTATCTcatttagctgtccagtgttTACATCTATAATTGCTTGCATATTTCTCAAGGAAAAGTATAGCCCTTGGGACGCTGTCTTCACTGCATTCACAATCACCGGAGTGATCCTTATCGTGAGGCCGCCATTTTTGTTTGGTTCCGAAGTCGTGGAGACGGATAAAGACTATTCAGTTCACCTGAAAGGTGCTTTCGCAGCACTTGTACACGCTGTGTTTGCTGCCGTGACTTTAGTTATCCTAAGGAAAATAGGGACATCTGTGGACTACATGTTGAGCATTTGGTATTATGTAGTAGCTGGCCTTACCGAGTGCATCGTTGCCCTTTCTATATTAGGAGAGTGGAGTCTGCCGCACTGTGGGTTGGACAGGCTATTTCTCATACTAATTGGGCTGTTTGGTTTGGGAGGTCAGATGTTTCTCGCAAAAGCCATTCAAATAGAAAAAGCAGGACTAGTAGCATTAATGAAGACTATGGATGTGGTCTTCGCTTTTatctttcagattattttctttcatgatgTGCCGTCGTGGTGGACAGTGGGTGGCTCCTTATGCGTAGTAGCCAGTAGCATTGGAGCGGCCGTTCGTAAATGGTACCAGAGCTCCAAATAA
- the SLC35G1 gene encoding solute carrier family 35 member G1 isoform X1 — protein MRPVDDTGAAKRLESGLPLVDIPPPGSRQESAATEVAETPGPGGCWQCPSLPCGSRAEQEAEKKAPCPGLGLFYTLLSAFLFSVGSLFVKKVQDIHAVEISAFRCVFQMLIIIPCLIYRKTGFIGPKGQRIFLLLRGVLGSSAMILLYYAYQSTSLADATVISFSCPVFTSIIACIFLKEKYSPWDAVFTAFTITGVILIVRPPFLFGSEVVETDKDYSVHLKGAFAALVHAVFAAVTLVILRKIGTSVDYMLSIWYYVVAGLTECIVALSILGEWSLPHCGLDRLFLILIGLFGLGGQMFLAKAIQIEKAGLVALMKTMDVVFAFIFQIIFFHDVPSWWTVGGSLCVVASSIGAAVRKWYQSSK, from the exons ATGCGGCCCGTGGACGACACTGGGGCCGCCAAGCGGCTGGAGTCCGGGCTGCCGCTAGTGGACATCCCGCCCCCGGGCTCCAGGCAAGAGTCGGCGGCCACCGAGGTAGCGGAGACGCCCGGCCCCGGTGGGTGCtggcagtgtccttccttgccgTGCGGCTCGCGCGCGGAGCAGG AAGCTGAGAAGAAAGCACCCTGTCCTGGACTTGGCTTGTTTTACACATTATTGTCTGCGTTCCTCTTCTCAGTGGGctctttatttgttaaaaaagTGCAAGACATCCACGCTGTAGAAATTAGTGCATTCCGATGTGTGTTCCAAATGCTAATCATTATCCCTTGCTTAATATACAGAAA AACTGGGTTTATAGGCCCCAAAGGTCAACGAATCTTCCTCCTTCTCAGAGGAGTCCTTGGTTCTAGTGCCATGATCCTTTTATACTACGCCTACCAGTCAACATCCCTCGCTGACGCCACGGTTATCTcatttagctgtccagtgttTACATCTATAATTGCTTGCATATTTCTCAAGGAAAAGTATAGCCCTTGGGACGCTGTCTTCACTGCATTCACAATCACCGGAGTGATCCTTATCGTGAGGCCGCCATTTTTGTTTGGTTCCGAAGTCGTGGAGACGGATAAAGACTATTCAGTTCACCTGAAAGGTGCTTTCGCAGCACTTGTACACGCTGTGTTTGCTGCCGTGACTTTAGTTATCCTAAGGAAAATAGGGACATCTGTGGACTACATGTTGAGCATTTGGTATTATGTAGTAGCTGGCCTTACCGAGTGCATCGTTGCCCTTTCTATATTAGGAGAGTGGAGTCTGCCGCACTGTGGGTTGGACAGGCTATTTCTCATACTAATTGGGCTGTTTGGTTTGGGAGGTCAGATGTTTCTCGCAAAAGCCATTCAAATAGAAAAAGCAGGACTAGTAGCATTAATGAAGACTATGGATGTGGTCTTCGCTTTTatctttcagattattttctttcatgatgTGCCGTCGTGGTGGACAGTGGGTGGCTCCTTATGCGTAGTAGCCAGTAGCATTGGAGCGGCCGTTCGTAAATGGTACCAGAGCTCCAAATAA